One Streptomyces sp. NBC_01237 genomic region harbors:
- a CDS encoding argininosuccinate synthase gives MTERVVLAYSGGLDTSVAIGWIAEETGAEVIAVAVDVGQGGEDLDVIRKRALACGAVEAEVADAKDEFAEEYCLPAIKANALYMDRYPLVSALSRPTIVKHLVAAAKKHNAGIVAHGCTGKGNDQVRFEAGISALGPDLKCIAPVRDYAMTRDKAIAFCEEKNLPIATTKKSPYSIDQNVFGRAVETGFLEDIWNAPIEDIYEYTENPAAVREADEVVISFKEGVPVAIDGKPVTVLQAIQQLNERAGGQGVGRIDIVEDRLVGIKSREVYEAPGAIALITAHQELENVTVERELARYKRQVEQRWGEMVYDGLWFSPLKRALDGFINEANQHVTGDIRMTLHAGRAVVTGRRSEQSLYDFNLATYDSGDTFDQSKAQGFIEIFGLSSKIAAKRDLV, from the coding sequence GTGACCGAGCGCGTCGTACTCGCCTACTCGGGCGGCCTGGACACCTCCGTCGCCATCGGCTGGATCGCCGAGGAGACGGGCGCCGAGGTCATCGCCGTTGCCGTGGACGTCGGCCAGGGCGGCGAGGACCTGGACGTCATCCGCAAGCGCGCGCTCGCCTGCGGTGCCGTCGAAGCCGAGGTCGCGGACGCGAAGGACGAGTTCGCCGAGGAGTACTGCCTCCCCGCGATCAAGGCCAACGCCCTCTACATGGACCGCTACCCGCTGGTCTCCGCCCTCTCCCGGCCCACCATCGTCAAGCACCTCGTCGCCGCCGCGAAGAAGCACAACGCGGGCATCGTCGCCCACGGCTGCACCGGCAAGGGCAACGACCAGGTCCGCTTCGAGGCCGGCATCTCGGCCCTCGGCCCCGACCTGAAGTGCATCGCCCCGGTCCGTGACTACGCGATGACCCGGGACAAGGCGATCGCCTTCTGCGAGGAGAAGAACCTCCCGATCGCGACCACCAAGAAGTCCCCGTACTCCATCGACCAGAACGTCTTCGGACGCGCCGTCGAGACGGGCTTCCTGGAGGACATCTGGAACGCGCCGATCGAGGACATCTACGAGTACACCGAGAACCCGGCCGCCGTGCGCGAGGCCGACGAGGTCGTCATCTCCTTCAAGGAGGGCGTCCCGGTCGCCATCGACGGCAAGCCGGTCACCGTGCTCCAGGCGATCCAGCAGCTCAACGAGCGGGCCGGCGGCCAGGGCGTCGGCCGGATCGACATCGTCGAGGACCGGCTCGTGGGCATCAAGTCCCGCGAGGTGTACGAGGCTCCCGGCGCGATCGCCCTGATCACCGCCCACCAGGAGCTGGAGAACGTCACCGTCGAGCGCGAACTGGCCCGCTACAAGCGGCAGGTCGAGCAGCGCTGGGGCGAGATGGTCTACGACGGCCTGTGGTTCTCCCCGCTCAAGCGCGCCCTGGACGGCTTCATCAACGAGGCCAACCAGCACGTCACCGGTGACATCCGGATGACCCTGCACGCCGGCCGCGCCGTCGTCACGGGCCGCCGGTCCGAGCAGTCGCTGTACGACTTCAACCTCGCCACCTACGACTCGGGCGACACGTTCGACCAGTCCAAGGCGCAGGGCTTCATCGAGATCTTCGGCCTTTCGTCGAAGATCGCCGCCAAGCGTGACCTGGTCTGA